A genomic segment from Polyangium mundeleinium encodes:
- a CDS encoding TIGR01777 family oxidoreductase — MVKSAVVKTVLLTGGTGFIGRRLTETLLQRGDRVTVLTRDPNRARSKLPRGATAVAWDPEHEGPWLDEIGRASAIVHLAGEPVAQRWTDEARRAIVASRVDSTRLVVEGIRRAEKKPEVFVCASAVGYYGPRPPNEALDETGSRGEGFLADVVEQWEAEAAKAEALGVRTVMLRIGVVLGEGGGALEKMLLPFKMFAGGPIAPGSQVIAWVHAEDVVGLALLALNDTRARGPLNVVSPEPATSKELATAIGRVMRRPSWFTTPEVAVKVALGSEAVMILTTGQRVVPARAKELGYVFQYPALVPALASILTP, encoded by the coding sequence ATGGTAAAGAGCGCCGTGGTGAAGACGGTCCTTTTGACGGGCGGCACCGGGTTCATCGGCCGGCGTCTCACGGAGACGCTTCTCCAGCGCGGTGATCGCGTGACAGTGCTCACGCGGGATCCCAACCGAGCGCGAAGCAAGCTGCCTCGAGGTGCGACGGCCGTCGCGTGGGATCCCGAGCACGAAGGTCCGTGGCTCGACGAGATCGGGCGCGCGTCCGCGATCGTGCACCTCGCGGGCGAGCCCGTCGCGCAGCGATGGACCGACGAGGCCCGCCGCGCGATCGTCGCGAGCCGCGTGGACTCGACGCGCCTCGTCGTCGAAGGCATCCGTCGCGCCGAGAAGAAGCCCGAGGTGTTCGTGTGCGCGTCGGCCGTCGGCTACTACGGGCCGAGGCCGCCGAACGAGGCGCTCGACGAGACGGGCAGCCGCGGCGAAGGGTTTCTCGCGGACGTGGTCGAGCAGTGGGAGGCCGAGGCGGCGAAGGCCGAGGCGCTCGGCGTGCGCACGGTGATGCTGCGGATCGGGGTCGTGCTCGGCGAGGGCGGCGGCGCGCTGGAGAAGATGCTCTTGCCCTTCAAGATGTTCGCGGGCGGGCCGATCGCGCCGGGCTCGCAGGTGATCGCGTGGGTGCACGCGGAGGACGTCGTGGGCCTCGCGCTCCTCGCGCTGAACGACACGCGCGCGCGCGGCCCGCTCAACGTCGTCTCGCCCGAGCCTGCGACGAGCAAGGAGCTGGCGACGGCGATCGGTCGCGTGATGCGCAGGCCCTCGTGGTTCACGACGCCCGAGGTCGCGGTGAAGGTCGCGCTCGGGAGCGAGGCCGTCATGATTTTGACGACGGGCCAACGTGTGGTGCCTGCACGCGCCAAGGAGCTTGGCTACGTGTTCCAGTACCCGGCGCTCGTCCCGGCGCTCGCGTCGATCCTGACGCCGTAG